The Cryobacterium roopkundense sequence GGCCGACCCAATATCATCGCTTTTCACGGCGGATTCCACGGCCGGACCGTCGCCGCGGCCTCCCTCACCACAGCCGGTACCAAGTTCCGCGCCGGCTTCAGCCCCCTCATGGGAGGCGTGCACATCGCGCCGTTCCCCTACGCCTTTCGCTACGGCTGGGACGTGGACACGGCCGTCGACTTCGCCCTGAAGGAACTGGACTACCTGTTGCAGACGATCTCGTCGCCCGCCGACACGGCCGGGTTCATCATCGAACCCGTTCTCGGGGACGGCGGGTACTTGCCCACCCCGCCGCGCTTCCTGGAGGGACTACGCGAGCGCGCCGACCGCCACGGCATCGTGCTCATCCTTGATGAGGTGCAGGCGGGATTCGGTCGCACGGGCAAGTTCTGGGGACACCAGTTCAGCAGCATCACTCCTGACATCCTGATCACCGCCAAGGGACTCGCCAGCGGGTTCCCGATCTCGGCCATCGCAGCATCGAGCGCCCTGATGAGCAAGGGATGGGCCGGATCGCAGGGGGGAACTTATGGCGGGAATGCCGTCGCCGCCGCCGCCGCCGTGGCGACGATCGGCGTCGTTCAGGACGAAAACCTCGTCGAGAATGCCCGGGTGCGCGGCAATCAGCTGCGCGTGGGGCTCGATCGCCTGGCACTCGACAACGCGCTCATCGGAGATGTGCGCGGTCTCGGCCTCATGCAGGGCATCGAATTCGTGACGGATGCCGGCGAGCCGAACGGCGCCCTGGCCGGGGCCGTGCAGCAGGCCGCTGTCGCGGAAAACCTGCTGCTGCTTACCTGCGGCTCCGCCGGCAACGTCATTCGCATGATTCCGGCCCTGATTGTGTCGGCCGAGGAGATCGAAACCGGTCTCGAACGCTTCTCCGGCGCGCTTCGCGCCGCCCAGCGTGAGCTCGTTTCGCAGCGGGCCTAGACAAACAGGGGACATATCGGAAATCAGGGGGAGGAGAGGTGGTGCGGCGATGACGGACACGGCAGCGGGGGCCCTTGTGGCGCTGCGCGCGCGCGGAATCGAGGTCGACACCACCTCTCGGCGACGATCCGAGTACGCATATGACGCCTCGAACTACCGGATCGAGCCCCTCGGCGTGATCTTTCCCCGCGACGCGGCAGAGGTGGCCCGCGTGCTGGAGACCTGCCACACGTGTGCCGTTCCGGTGGTTCCCCGCGGCGGCGGCACGTCGATGGCCGGGGGTGCCGTCGGCCCCGGGATCGTGCTGGATTTCTCGCGCCACATGGCCGCGGTGCTGAACATCGACGCGGGCGCCCGTGAGGCCACGGCCGAGGCCGGCATCGTGCTCACCACGTTCCAGCGGGAGGTGGAGCGCGCCTCGGATGGCGCGTTGACCTTTGCGCCAGATCCTTCCAGCAAATCGCGCGCCACCCTCGGCGGGTCGATCGCCAACGATGCCTGCGGCAATCATTCCGTGCGAGACGGGCGCACGTCGGATCACGTCATCTCACTCGATGTGGTGACGGCGGAGGGGCTGCGCCTCACGGCCACGCGCTCGGGCCTCGAGGCAACCGTTGACGGCGACGAGCCGGCCCGGGCGCGAGCGGTCGAGCTGACCGCGGAGCTCCGCAGTCTGGTCAGCGCGAGTCTGAGCGATTTTCGCCTCGAGCTCGGGCGTATTCCGCGTCAGGTGTCCGGTTTCCACCTCTCGCACCTGCTGCCGGAGAACGGATTCGACGTAGCCCGTTCGCTGGTGGGCAGTGAGGGAACCTGCGTCATCGTGGTGAGCGCGACCGTGAAGTTGGTGCCGACTCCGGGTGCCGCCTTGCTCCTGAGCCTGGGCTATGACGACGTCGTCGACGCGGCCAAAGACATCATGACGATCCTCGAGTTCTCCCCGGCCGCGGTCGAGGGCATCGACGAGGCGATCGTCGACACCATGCGGCACCGCCGCGGACCCGATTCCGTGGTCGGGCTGCCCACCGGAAGGGCCTGGCTGTACGTCGACCTCGACGGCGACAACTTGGCAGAGGTCACGGCCACCGCAGAGCGCCTGCTCGTACGCCTCCGCGAGAACGGCCGACTCGTGGACGGCCGCGTAGTGCCGAACCTCGAAGAGCGGGCCTCGCTGTGGCGGGTTCGGGAAGACGGAGCCGGTCTCTCCGCCCGCCTGCACACCGGCGGGGAATCCTGGCCGGGCTGGGAGGACTCCGCCGTCGCGCCCGAGAACCTGGCCGCCTACCTGGCCGACTTCCGTGATCTTCTGGCCCGGTTCGACCTGCAGGGAGTTCTCTACGGCCATTTCGGCGCCGGCTGCATGCATGTGCGCATCACCTTCGACCTGCGAACGGATGCCGGGCGAGCCGTGATGGACGCCTTCATGCGTGCCGCCGCCCGCCTCGTGGTCACGCACGGAGGCTCACTGTCCGGCGAGCACGGGGACGGCCGTGCTCGCAGCGAACTGCTGCCGCTGATGTACTCCCCGGCCATGCTGGCGGCCTTCGACCGCTTCAAGCGCGTCTGGGACTCACGGGGAATCCTGAACCCCGGCGTGCTCGTGCAGCCCGATTCCTTCATGGACAACCTGGCCCTCAGCGGCATCCCGGAGCGCGAATGGCGAACGAGCTTCGACCTCACCCCGGTCACGTCGGCTCCGGCCGGCCACGGCCTCGACCCGTTCGTGCATGCCGTGCAGGCGTGCGTGGGCATCGGCCGCTGCCGATCGGACGCCGGGGGAGTGATGTGCCCGAGCTTCCGCGCCACCGGAGACGAGAAGGACTCCACGCGTGGCCGCTCGCGAGTGCTGCAGGACATGGTTCGCGGTGCCACGAGTGTGGAGAAGGGCTGGCGCTCGGAAGACGTGCGCGAGGCCCTCGATTTGTGCCTGTCCTGCAAGGCCTGTTCCACGGACTGCCCCGTGGGCGTGGACATGGCCACCTATAAGTCGGAGTTCTTCTCCAACTTCTATCGGCGCCGGTTGAGGCCGATGTCGCACTACTCGCTCGGCTGGCTGCCGACCTGGCTCAAGCTGACCGTTCACGTGGCGCCGCTGCTGAACCTCGTGCTGTCGACGCCGCTGCGTCGGGTCGTCGCCGTGCTCGGTGGACTGA is a genomic window containing:
- a CDS encoding aspartate aminotransferase family protein is translated as MTTLSPLLKQATPVVVDRALGSWIYGTDGSTYLDFTSGIGVTSTGHCHPAVVAAAREQTGRIIHAQYTTVMHKPLLELTQKLGDVLPAALDSVFYATSGSEAVEASIRLARMATGRPNIIAFHGGFHGRTVAAASLTTAGTKFRAGFSPLMGGVHIAPFPYAFRYGWDVDTAVDFALKELDYLLQTISSPADTAGFIIEPVLGDGGYLPTPPRFLEGLRERADRHGIVLILDEVQAGFGRTGKFWGHQFSSITPDILITAKGLASGFPISAIAASSALMSKGWAGSQGGTYGGNAVAAAAAVATIGVVQDENLVENARVRGNQLRVGLDRLALDNALIGDVRGLGLMQGIEFVTDAGEPNGALAGAVQQAAVAENLLLLTCGSAGNVIRMIPALIVSAEEIETGLERFSGALRAAQRELVSQRA
- a CDS encoding FAD-binding and (Fe-S)-binding domain-containing protein, which produces MTDTAAGALVALRARGIEVDTTSRRRSEYAYDASNYRIEPLGVIFPRDAAEVARVLETCHTCAVPVVPRGGGTSMAGGAVGPGIVLDFSRHMAAVLNIDAGAREATAEAGIVLTTFQREVERASDGALTFAPDPSSKSRATLGGSIANDACGNHSVRDGRTSDHVISLDVVTAEGLRLTATRSGLEATVDGDEPARARAVELTAELRSLVSASLSDFRLELGRIPRQVSGFHLSHLLPENGFDVARSLVGSEGTCVIVVSATVKLVPTPGAALLLSLGYDDVVDAAKDIMTILEFSPAAVEGIDEAIVDTMRHRRGPDSVVGLPTGRAWLYVDLDGDNLAEVTATAERLLVRLRENGRLVDGRVVPNLEERASLWRVREDGAGLSARLHTGGESWPGWEDSAVAPENLAAYLADFRDLLARFDLQGVLYGHFGAGCMHVRITFDLRTDAGRAVMDAFMRAAARLVVTHGGSLSGEHGDGRARSELLPLMYSPAMLAAFDRFKRVWDSRGILNPGVLVQPDSFMDNLALSGIPEREWRTSFDLTPVTSAPAGHGLDPFVHAVQACVGIGRCRSDAGGVMCPSFRATGDEKDSTRGRSRVLQDMVRGATSVEKGWRSEDVREALDLCLSCKACSTDCPVGVDMATYKSEFFSNFYRRRLRPMSHYSLGWLPTWLKLTVHVAPLLNLVLSTPLRRVVAVLGGLTTKRALPKFASAAQLRRELPPMTAPRAAGPADIVLVVDSFTKGFRPEVAGAAQRVLGAAGKTVECNADVCCGLTLISTGQLDKARKLLTRAAVALDDGSDAPIVVIEPSCAAAFKKDLPELIHTDAARRVSRRIRSFAGMVTELAQAGWQPNWPDGAVPPSVTVQTHCHEYSVFGAASQTAALRAVGVASVREATGCCGVAGNFGFEPSHFDISMQVAEQALIPALRQTDARTPVLADGFSCQMQIMQLDAQRTTLHLAELLDGSAPHEFDNSKGRS